From the genome of Aquila chrysaetos chrysaetos chromosome 12, bAquChr1.4, whole genome shotgun sequence, one region includes:
- the BARHL2 gene encoding barH-like 2 homeobox protein isoform X2, producing MEGPSGSSFGIDTILSGGSTGSPGVMNGDFRPHGDGRPADFRSQATPSPCSEIDTVGTAPSSPISVSMEHPEPHLGVAESLPPPPHHLHLGPHPPPPPPPPSLQPSPPQPPPPQLGSASSGPRTSTSSFLIKDILGDSKPLAACAPYSTSVPSPHHTPKQEGSAAPESFRPKLEQEDGKAKLDKRDDTQGDIKCHGTKEEGDREISSSRDSPPVRAKKPRKARTAFSDHQLNQLERSFERQKYLSVQDRMDLAAALNLTDTQVKTWYQNRRTKWKRQTAVGLELLAEAGNYSALQRMFPSPYFYHPSLLGSMDSTTAAAAAAAMYSSMYRTPPAPHPQLQRPLVPRVLIHGLGPGGQPALNPLANPMPGTPHPR from the exons ATGGAGGGGCCGAGCGGGTCCAGCTTCGGGATAGACACGATCCTGTCGGGCGGCAGCACCGGCAGCCCCGGAGTCATGAACGGAGACTTTCGCCCCCACGGCGACGGCCGGCCGGCGGATTTTAGGAGCCAGGCCACGCCGTCCCCCTGCTCGGAGATCGACACGGTGGGGACGGCGCCCTCGTCGCCCATCTCGGTGAGCATGGAGCACCCCGAGCCGCACCTGGGGGTGGCGGAGagcctcccgccgccgccgcaccACCTCCACCTCGGCCcgcacccgccgccgccgccgccgccgccgagtTTGCAGCCGTCgcccccgcagccgccgccgccccagCTGGGCTCGGCCAGCTCCGGCCCCAGGACTTccacctcttcttttttaattaaggaCATTTTGGGCGACAGCAAACCTCTGGCGGCGTGTGCACCTTACAGTACCAGCGTCCCCTCTCCCCATCACACCCCCAAGCAGGAGGGCAGCGCGGCCCCGGAGAGCTTCAGGCCCAAACTCGAGCAGGAGGACGGCAAAGCCAAGCTCGACAAGCGCGACGACACGCAGGGCGACATCAAATGCCACG GGACAAAGGAGGAGGGCGACCGGGAGATCAGCAGCAGCCGGGACAGCCCGCCGGTGCGGGCCAAGAAGCCGCGGAAGGCGCGGACCGCCTTCTCCGACCACCAGCTCAACCAGCTGGAGCGCAGCTTCGAGCGGCAGAAGTACCTGAGCGTGCAGGACCGTATGGACCTGGCCGCCGCCCTCAACCTCACCGACACGCAGGTGAAAACCTGGTACCAGAACCGGAG GACGAAGTGGAAGCGGCAGACGGCGGTGGGCCTGGAGCTGCTGGCCGAGGCCGGGAACTACTCGGCCCTGCAGAGGATGTTCCCCTCGCCCTATTTCTACCACCCCAGCCTGCTGGGCAGCATGGACAGCACGacggcggccgcggcggccgcggccATGTACAGCAGCATGTACCGGACTCCCCCCGCGCCGCACCCCCAACTCCAGCGGCCGCTGGTGCCGCGGGTGCTGATCCACGGGCTGGGGCCCGGCGGGCAGCCGGCCCTCAATCCCCTGGCCAACCCCATGCCCGGCACCCCGCACCCCCGGTGA
- the BARHL2 gene encoding barH-like 2 homeobox protein isoform X1, giving the protein MEGPSGSSFGIDTILSGGSTGSPGVMNGDFRPHGDGRPADFRSQATPSPCSEIDTVGTAPSSPISDILGDSKPLAACAPYSTSVPSPHHTPKQEGSAAPESFRPKLEQEDGKAKLDKRDDTQGDIKCHGTKEEGDREISSSRDSPPVRAKKPRKARTAFSDHQLNQLERSFERQKYLSVQDRMDLAAALNLTDTQVKTWYQNRRTKWKRQTAVGLELLAEAGNYSALQRMFPSPYFYHPSLLGSMDSTTAAAAAAAMYSSMYRTPPAPHPQLQRPLVPRVLIHGLGPGGQPALNPLANPMPGTPHPR; this is encoded by the exons ATGGAGGGGCCGAGCGGGTCCAGCTTCGGGATAGACACGATCCTGTCGGGCGGCAGCACCGGCAGCCCCGGAGTCATGAACGGAGACTTTCGCCCCCACGGCGACGGCCGGCCGGCGGATTTTAGGAGCCAGGCCACGCCGTCCCCCTGCTCGGAGATCGACACGGTGGGGACGGCGCCCTCGTCGCCCATCTCG gaCATTTTGGGCGACAGCAAACCTCTGGCGGCGTGTGCACCTTACAGTACCAGCGTCCCCTCTCCCCATCACACCCCCAAGCAGGAGGGCAGCGCGGCCCCGGAGAGCTTCAGGCCCAAACTCGAGCAGGAGGACGGCAAAGCCAAGCTCGACAAGCGCGACGACACGCAGGGCGACATCAAATGCCACG GGACAAAGGAGGAGGGCGACCGGGAGATCAGCAGCAGCCGGGACAGCCCGCCGGTGCGGGCCAAGAAGCCGCGGAAGGCGCGGACCGCCTTCTCCGACCACCAGCTCAACCAGCTGGAGCGCAGCTTCGAGCGGCAGAAGTACCTGAGCGTGCAGGACCGTATGGACCTGGCCGCCGCCCTCAACCTCACCGACACGCAGGTGAAAACCTGGTACCAGAACCGGAG GACGAAGTGGAAGCGGCAGACGGCGGTGGGCCTGGAGCTGCTGGCCGAGGCCGGGAACTACTCGGCCCTGCAGAGGATGTTCCCCTCGCCCTATTTCTACCACCCCAGCCTGCTGGGCAGCATGGACAGCACGacggcggccgcggcggccgcggccATGTACAGCAGCATGTACCGGACTCCCCCCGCGCCGCACCCCCAACTCCAGCGGCCGCTGGTGCCGCGGGTGCTGATCCACGGGCTGGGGCCCGGCGGGCAGCCGGCCCTCAATCCCCTGGCCAACCCCATGCCCGGCACCCCGCACCCCCGGTGA